A stretch of the Vicia villosa cultivar HV-30 ecotype Madison, WI unplaced genomic scaffold, Vvil1.0 ctg.004053F_1_1, whole genome shotgun sequence genome encodes the following:
- the LOC131641769 gene encoding nicotinate N-methyltransferase 1-like isoform X3: protein MEEDTDSRKQARLAILELANMISVPMSLNAVVRLNVADAIWEGGSNAPLTAAQILARVIPNGGGDAENLQRVLRMLASYGVFEEVIAGGERKYSLTDVGKTLVTDEEGLSYGAYVLQHHQDALMRAWPLVHEAVVDPSKEPFERANGEGAYDYYLKKPEMNELMLKAMSGVSVPFMKALLGSYHGFQNVEKLVDVGGSGGDCLRMILQKYPNIKKGLNFDLPEVVAKAPQIPGVTHVGGDMFQYIPQADAIFMKWVLTTWTDKEVKHIMSNCYKALPAGGKLIACEPVLPEDSDDSHRTRALLEGDIFVMTIYRAKGKHRTEEQFKRLAISAGSFTQVRSFKNKSK, encoded by the exons ATGGAAGAAGACACAGATTCACGAAAGCAAGCTAGGCTAGCCATTTTGGAACTAGCCAACATGATAAGCGTCCCTATGTCCTTAAACGCCGTCGTACGTCTCAACGTTGCCGATGCAATCTGGGAAGGTGGTTCCAACGCGCCTCTCACTGCCGCTCAGATCCTCGCGCGTGTAATTCCAAACGGTGGCGGTGACGCCGAGAATCTCCAGCGCGTGCTACGCATGCTCGCTAGttatggtgtgtttgaagaggttATTGCTGGCGGTGAAAGGAAGTACTCGCTGACGGACGTTGGGAAAACTCTTGTCACCGATGAAGAAGGTTTGTCGTATGGCGCTTACGTGCTCCAACATCACCAG GATGCGTTGATGAGAGCATGGCCATTGGTACATGAAGCAGTTGTGGACCCATCAAAGGAGCCATTTGAGAGGGCAAATGGAGAAGGAGCATATGATTATTACCTAAAGAAACCAGAGATGAATGAGTTAATGTTGAAGGCTATGTCAGGGGTATCAGTGCCTTTCATGAAGGCTCTTTTGGGGAGTTACCATGGGTTTCAAAATGTGGAGAAGCTGGTTGATGTTGGTGGCAGTGGTGGTGATTGTCTTAGAATGATCTTGCAGAAATATCCTAATATTAAAAAAGGGTTGAACTTTGATCTTCCTGAAGTTGTGGCCAAAGCACCACAGATTCCAG GTGTAACTCATGTGGGTGGTGACATGTTCCAGTACATTCCACAAGCAGATGCTATCTTTATGAAG TGGGTGCTAACAACATGGACAGACAAAGAGGTCAAACACATAATGTCAAACTGTTACAAGGCACTCCCAGCAGGAGGAAAACTAATTGCTTGTGAGCCAGTGTTGCCGGAGGATTCAGATGATAGCCACAGAACAAGGGCATTGCTTGAGGGTGACATTTTTGTGATGACAATTTACAGAGCCAAAGGAAAGCATAGGACTGAAGAACAGTTTAAGCGGCTTGCAATTTCAGCAG gatctttcacacaagttaGATCTTTCAAAAACAAATCCAAATAA
- the LOC131641769 gene encoding nicotinate N-methyltransferase 1-like isoform X1 — MEEDTDSRKQARLAILELANMISVPMSLNAVVRLNVADAIWEGGSNAPLTAAQILARVIPNGGGDAENLQRVLRMLASYGVFEEVIAGGERKYSLTDVGKTLVTDEEGLSYGAYVLQHHQDALMRAWPLVHEAVVDPSKEPFERANGEGAYDYYLKKPEMNELMLKAMSGVSVPFMKALLGSYHGFQNVEKLVDVGGSGGDCLRMILQKYPNIKKGLNFDLPEVVAKAPQIPGVTHVGGDMFQYIPQADAIFMKWVLTTWTDKEVKHIMSNCYKALPAGGKLIACEPVLPEDSDDSHRTRALLEGDIFVMTIYRAKGKHRTEEQFKRLAISADMAQDLQGFTIFALESLVEEEHGDAFFKMF, encoded by the exons ATGGAAGAAGACACAGATTCACGAAAGCAAGCTAGGCTAGCCATTTTGGAACTAGCCAACATGATAAGCGTCCCTATGTCCTTAAACGCCGTCGTACGTCTCAACGTTGCCGATGCAATCTGGGAAGGTGGTTCCAACGCGCCTCTCACTGCCGCTCAGATCCTCGCGCGTGTAATTCCAAACGGTGGCGGTGACGCCGAGAATCTCCAGCGCGTGCTACGCATGCTCGCTAGttatggtgtgtttgaagaggttATTGCTGGCGGTGAAAGGAAGTACTCGCTGACGGACGTTGGGAAAACTCTTGTCACCGATGAAGAAGGTTTGTCGTATGGCGCTTACGTGCTCCAACATCACCAG GATGCGTTGATGAGAGCATGGCCATTGGTACATGAAGCAGTTGTGGACCCATCAAAGGAGCCATTTGAGAGGGCAAATGGAGAAGGAGCATATGATTATTACCTAAAGAAACCAGAGATGAATGAGTTAATGTTGAAGGCTATGTCAGGGGTATCAGTGCCTTTCATGAAGGCTCTTTTGGGGAGTTACCATGGGTTTCAAAATGTGGAGAAGCTGGTTGATGTTGGTGGCAGTGGTGGTGATTGTCTTAGAATGATCTTGCAGAAATATCCTAATATTAAAAAAGGGTTGAACTTTGATCTTCCTGAAGTTGTGGCCAAAGCACCACAGATTCCAG GTGTAACTCATGTGGGTGGTGACATGTTCCAGTACATTCCACAAGCAGATGCTATCTTTATGAAG TGGGTGCTAACAACATGGACAGACAAAGAGGTCAAACACATAATGTCAAACTGTTACAAGGCACTCCCAGCAGGAGGAAAACTAATTGCTTGTGAGCCAGTGTTGCCGGAGGATTCAGATGATAGCCACAGAACAAGGGCATTGCTTGAGGGTGACATTTTTGTGATGACAATTTACAGAGCCAAAGGAAAGCATAGGACTGAAGAACAGTTTAAGCGGCTTGCAATTTCAGCAG ATATGGCTCAAGATCTTCAAGGTTTCACAATTTTCGCTCTTGAATCTCTTGTCGAGGAAGAACATGGTGATGCGTTCTTTAAGATGTTTTGA
- the LOC131641769 gene encoding nicotinate N-methyltransferase 1-like isoform X2, with the protein MEEDTDSRKQARLAILELANMISVPMSLNAVVRLNVADAIWEGGSNAPLTAAQILARVIPNGGGDAENLQRVLRMLASYGVFEEVIAGGERKYSLTDVGKTLVTDEEGLSYGAYVLQHHQDALMRAWPLVHEAVVDPSKEPFERANGEGAYDYYLKKPEMNELMLKAMSGVSVPFMKALLGSYHGFQNVEKLVDVGGSGGDCLRMILQKYPNIKKGLNFDLPEVVAKAPQIPGVTHVGGDMFQYIPQADAIFMKWVLTTWTDKEVKHIMSNCYKALPAGGKLIACEPVLPEDSDDSHRTRALLEGDIFVMTIYRAKGKHRTEEQFKRLAISAGFNLFKAFHVDHFYAVLEFQK; encoded by the exons ATGGAAGAAGACACAGATTCACGAAAGCAAGCTAGGCTAGCCATTTTGGAACTAGCCAACATGATAAGCGTCCCTATGTCCTTAAACGCCGTCGTACGTCTCAACGTTGCCGATGCAATCTGGGAAGGTGGTTCCAACGCGCCTCTCACTGCCGCTCAGATCCTCGCGCGTGTAATTCCAAACGGTGGCGGTGACGCCGAGAATCTCCAGCGCGTGCTACGCATGCTCGCTAGttatggtgtgtttgaagaggttATTGCTGGCGGTGAAAGGAAGTACTCGCTGACGGACGTTGGGAAAACTCTTGTCACCGATGAAGAAGGTTTGTCGTATGGCGCTTACGTGCTCCAACATCACCAG GATGCGTTGATGAGAGCATGGCCATTGGTACATGAAGCAGTTGTGGACCCATCAAAGGAGCCATTTGAGAGGGCAAATGGAGAAGGAGCATATGATTATTACCTAAAGAAACCAGAGATGAATGAGTTAATGTTGAAGGCTATGTCAGGGGTATCAGTGCCTTTCATGAAGGCTCTTTTGGGGAGTTACCATGGGTTTCAAAATGTGGAGAAGCTGGTTGATGTTGGTGGCAGTGGTGGTGATTGTCTTAGAATGATCTTGCAGAAATATCCTAATATTAAAAAAGGGTTGAACTTTGATCTTCCTGAAGTTGTGGCCAAAGCACCACAGATTCCAG GTGTAACTCATGTGGGTGGTGACATGTTCCAGTACATTCCACAAGCAGATGCTATCTTTATGAAG TGGGTGCTAACAACATGGACAGACAAAGAGGTCAAACACATAATGTCAAACTGTTACAAGGCACTCCCAGCAGGAGGAAAACTAATTGCTTGTGAGCCAGTGTTGCCGGAGGATTCAGATGATAGCCACAGAACAAGGGCATTGCTTGAGGGTGACATTTTTGTGATGACAATTTACAGAGCCAAAGGAAAGCATAGGACTGAAGAACAGTTTAAGCGGCTTGCAATTTCAGCAGGTTTCAATCTTTTCAAAGCCTTTCATGTAGATCATTTCTACGCTGTTCTTGAGTTTCAGAAATGA